In a single window of the Nodularia spumigena CCY9414 genome:
- a CDS encoding cyclase, whose protein sequence is MIRGXNMPWSQDKQSSLMQGEILLQTQSHTGCGGSVTACMYLPLLRSQVWQQLTDYPRWVQYFPDLTKSQVLSQGEVKR, encoded by the coding sequence ATGATTMGAGGTTTSAATATGCCTTGGAGTCAAGACAAGCAATCGTCGCTGATGCAGGGTGAAATTTTATTGCAAACGCAATCGCACACAGGTTGCGGTGGATCTGTTACCGCCTGTATGTATTTACCGCTATTGCGATCGCAGGTATGGCAACAATTAACTGATTACCCTCGCTGGGTACAATATTTTCCTGATCTTACCAAAAGCCAAGTTCTGTCCCAAGGAGAAGTGAAAAGAC
- the rd gene encoding rubredoxin: MEEYVCTVCGYEYDPEIGDPDSGIAPGTPFKDIPEDWVCPVCGATKDLFEPLVPQGGS, from the coding sequence ATGGAAGAGTATGTATGTACTGTTTGCGGATACGAATATGACCCCGAAATCGGCGATCCTGATAGCGGTATAGCCCCCGGAACACCCTTTAAAGATATCCCAGAGGATTGGGTGTGTCCAGTTTGCGGCGCGACCAAAGATTTATTTGAACCGCTAGTACCGCAGGGCGGAAGTTAA